One Streptomyces sp. B21-105 genomic region harbors:
- the recD2 gene encoding SF1B family DNA helicase RecD2 codes for MSQETGAAQAAGERRTATLEGVLERITYANEENGYTVARVDTGRGAGDLLTVVGALLGAQVGESLRMEGRWGSHPQYGKQFTVENYTTVLPATIQGIRRYLGSGLIKGIGPVFADRITQHFGMDTLKIIEEEPKRLVEVPGLGPKRTKKIADAWEEQKAIKEVMLFLQTVEVSTSIAVRIYKKYGDASISVVKNQPYRLAADVWGIGFLTADKIAQSVGIPHDSPERVKAGLQYALSQATDQGHCYLPEERLIADAVKLLQVDTGLVIECLAGLAAPPEEGEDPGVVREKVPGPDGGAAQPVTAVYLVPFHRAELSLSAQLLRLLRTDEDRMPAFRDVAWEKALAWLKSRTRAELAPEQEAAVKLALTEKVAVLTGGPGCGKSFTVRSIVELARARKAKVVLAAPTGRAAKRLAELTGAEASTVHRLLELKPGGDAAYDRERPLDADLVVVDEASMLDLLLANKLVKAVPPGAHLLFVGDVDQLPSVGAGEVLRDLLADGSPVPAVRLTRVFRQAQQSGVVTNAHRINAGQHPVTDGMKDFFLFVEDDTEETGRLTVDVAARRIPAKFGLDPRRDVQVLAPMHRGPAGAGALNGLLQQAVTPGRPDVPEKRFGGRVFRVGDKVTQIRNNYDKGKNGVFNGTVGVVTSLDPVDQRLTVLTDEDEEVPYEFDELDELAHAYAVTIHRSQGSEYPAVVIPVTTGAWMMLQRNLLYTAVTRAKKLVVLVGSRKAIGQAVRTVSAGRRCTALDFRLAGR; via the coding sequence ATGTCCCAAGAGACGGGGGCCGCCCAGGCGGCGGGCGAGCGGCGGACGGCCACGCTGGAAGGCGTGCTCGAGCGCATCACGTACGCCAACGAGGAGAACGGCTACACGGTCGCCCGTGTCGACACCGGCCGGGGCGCGGGCGACCTCCTCACGGTCGTCGGCGCGCTCCTCGGCGCCCAGGTCGGCGAGTCGCTGCGCATGGAGGGCCGTTGGGGCTCCCATCCGCAGTACGGCAAGCAGTTCACCGTCGAGAACTACACGACCGTGCTGCCCGCCACCATCCAGGGCATCCGCCGCTATCTGGGATCCGGCCTGATCAAGGGCATCGGGCCGGTCTTCGCCGACCGCATCACCCAGCACTTCGGCATGGACACCCTGAAGATCATCGAGGAGGAGCCGAAGCGGCTCGTCGAGGTCCCCGGGCTCGGCCCCAAGCGTACGAAGAAGATCGCCGACGCCTGGGAGGAACAGAAGGCGATCAAGGAGGTCATGCTCTTCCTGCAGACCGTCGAGGTGTCCACCTCCATCGCGGTCCGCATCTACAAGAAGTACGGCGACGCCTCCATCTCCGTCGTGAAGAACCAGCCCTACCGGCTCGCCGCCGACGTCTGGGGCATCGGCTTCCTCACCGCCGACAAGATCGCCCAGTCCGTCGGCATCCCGCACGACAGCCCCGAGCGGGTCAAGGCCGGCCTCCAGTACGCGCTGTCCCAGGCCACCGACCAGGGTCACTGCTACCTCCCCGAGGAGCGGCTGATCGCCGACGCCGTGAAGCTGCTCCAGGTCGACACCGGCCTGGTCATCGAGTGCCTCGCCGGCCTCGCGGCGCCCCCCGAGGAGGGCGAGGACCCCGGAGTCGTCCGGGAGAAGGTCCCGGGGCCGGACGGCGGAGCGGCACAACCCGTCACGGCCGTCTACCTGGTCCCCTTCCACCGGGCCGAACTCTCCCTCTCCGCCCAGCTGTTGCGCCTTCTGCGCACCGACGAGGACCGGATGCCGGCCTTCCGTGACGTGGCCTGGGAGAAGGCGCTGGCCTGGCTGAAGTCCCGCACGCGGGCGGAGCTCGCCCCCGAGCAGGAGGCCGCCGTCAAGCTGGCGTTGACCGAGAAGGTGGCCGTGCTGACCGGCGGCCCCGGTTGCGGCAAGTCGTTCACCGTCCGCTCGATCGTGGAGCTGGCCCGCGCGAGGAAGGCGAAGGTCGTACTGGCGGCGCCCACCGGCCGCGCCGCCAAGCGGCTCGCCGAGCTGACCGGCGCGGAGGCGTCCACCGTCCACCGCCTGCTGGAGCTCAAGCCCGGCGGCGACGCGGCCTACGACCGCGAACGCCCGCTGGACGCCGACCTGGTGGTGGTCGACGAGGCGTCGATGCTGGACCTGCTCCTTGCCAACAAGCTGGTCAAGGCCGTGCCGCCGGGCGCGCACCTGCTCTTCGTGGGGGACGTCGACCAGCTGCCCAGCGTCGGCGCGGGCGAGGTCCTGCGCGATCTGCTGGCCGACGGCAGTCCGGTTCCGGCGGTGCGGCTCACGCGCGTGTTCCGCCAGGCACAGCAGTCGGGCGTGGTGACCAACGCGCACCGCATCAACGCCGGACAGCACCCGGTCACCGACGGCATGAAGGACTTCTTCCTCTTCGTCGAGGACGACACCGAGGAGACCGGCCGCCTCACGGTGGACGTGGCCGCCCGGCGCATCCCGGCCAAGTTCGGTCTGGATCCGCGCCGGGACGTGCAGGTGCTGGCGCCCATGCATCGCGGGCCGGCCGGCGCCGGCGCCCTGAACGGCCTTCTCCAGCAGGCGGTCACGCCCGGCCGCCCCGACGTGCCCGAGAAGCGCTTCGGCGGCCGGGTCTTCCGCGTCGGCGACAAGGTCACCCAGATCCGCAACAATTACGACAAGGGGAAGAACGGTGTCTTCAACGGCACTGTGGGCGTGGTGACCTCGCTCGATCCGGTCGACCAGCGGCTCACGGTGCTGACCGACGAGGACGAGGAGGTCCCGTACGAGTTCGACGAGCTGGACGAGCTGGCCCACGCGTACGCGGTGACCATCCACCGCTCCCAGGGAAGTGAATATCCCGCGGTGGTGATCCCCGTCACCACCGGAGCATGGATGATGCTGCAGCGGAATCTTCTGTACACGGCCGTCACCCGCGCGAAGAAGCTGGTCGTCCTCGTCGGCTCCCGCAAGGCGATCGGCCAGGCGGTGCGCACGGTGTCGGCGGGCCGCCGCTGCACGGCCCTGGACTTCCGGCTCGCGGGCCGGTGA
- a CDS encoding GntR family transcriptional regulator: protein MNPDAEIDHGAPLTPYRQLAEILRAQIQRGDWQPGRMLPSEAQLVQKYGIARTTVRRGLGLLADESWVYAVPQRGWFVSDPLPPAPESGEGATLRQV from the coding sequence ATGAACCCCGACGCTGAGATCGACCACGGAGCGCCACTGACCCCGTACCGACAGCTGGCCGAGATTCTGCGGGCGCAGATCCAACGCGGCGACTGGCAGCCCGGGCGGATGCTGCCGAGCGAGGCTCAGCTTGTGCAGAAGTACGGCATCGCGCGGACCACCGTGCGGCGAGGTCTCGGCCTGCTGGCGGACGAAAGCTGGGTGTACGCCGTTCCACAACGCGGATGGTTCGTCTCCGACCCCCTGCCGCCCGCTCCCGAGAGTGGCGAAGGGGCCACCCTCCGCCAGGTGTGA
- the rbsD gene encoding D-ribose pyranase, whose amino-acid sequence MKKTGILNRHLAGALAELGHGDGVLVCDVGMPIPDGPRVVDLAFRAGIPSFAEVVDGLLDELVVEGATAAEEVREANPAAAGLLADRFRALSYVPHEELKELSAGARLIVRTGEARPYANVLLRCGVFF is encoded by the coding sequence GTGAAGAAGACCGGGATCCTCAACCGTCATCTCGCCGGTGCGCTGGCCGAGTTGGGGCACGGCGACGGGGTGCTGGTGTGCGACGTCGGCATGCCGATACCGGACGGCCCCCGGGTCGTCGACCTCGCCTTCCGGGCGGGGATTCCCTCGTTCGCGGAAGTGGTCGACGGGCTGCTCGACGAACTGGTCGTGGAGGGGGCGACGGCGGCGGAGGAGGTCCGCGAGGCGAACCCGGCGGCGGCCGGGCTGCTGGCGGACCGCTTCCGGGCACTGTCGTACGTCCCGCACGAGGAGCTGAAGGAGCTGTCGGCGGGGGCCCGGCTGATCGTCCGCACGGGCGAGGCCCGCCCGTACGCGAACGTGCTGCTCAGGTGCGGCGTCTTCTTCTGA
- a CDS encoding ABC transporter permease/substrate-binding protein, whose translation MIPPHGRRRRAAVRRLLLGNGALTALIVLVIAMSALSGDFLTTDNLLNVGVQAAVTAVLAFGVTFVIVAAGIDLSVGSVAALSATVLAWSATQHGVRVVLAVMLAVATGIAAGLVNGFLIAYGKLPPFIATLAMLSVARGLSLVISEGSPIAFPDSVSHLGDTLGGWLPAPVLVMIVMGLLAAFVLGPTYIGRSMCAIGGNEEAARLSGLRVKKQKLAIYALSGVFAAVAGVVLAARLSSAQPQAADGYELDAIAAVVIGGASLAGGTGKASGTLIGALILAVLRNGLNLLSVSAFWQQVVIGVVIALAVLLDTVRRKAGATPVTAGFGSGGGKGRQAATYGLAAVVTVAIVGATSLLHGGGSSTANPRIGLALSTLNNPFFVQIQAGAKAEAKKLGVDLTVTDAQNDASQQANQLQNFTSSGLDSIIVNPVDSDAAGNSVKAADKAKIPVIAVDRGVNKASVDALVASDNVAGGELAAKTVAEKLGGTGKIVILQGQAGTSAARERAEGFAKGLKAYPGIQVVAQQPADFDRTKGLDVMPNLLQAHPDVQGVIAANDEMALGAIKALGAKAGTSIQVVGFDGTPDGLKAVEQGTLYASVAQQPSQLGKIAVDNAVRALQGKKVEETVKVPVKVVTKENVAGFSG comes from the coding sequence TTGATTCCGCCTCATGGGCGGCGAAGGCGCGCGGCGGTCCGCCGTCTGCTCCTCGGCAACGGCGCGCTCACCGCGCTGATCGTCCTCGTCATCGCCATGTCGGCGCTGTCGGGCGACTTCCTGACCACCGACAACCTGCTCAACGTGGGCGTCCAGGCGGCCGTGACCGCCGTCCTCGCCTTCGGCGTGACCTTCGTGATCGTCGCGGCGGGCATCGACCTGTCGGTCGGCTCAGTGGCGGCGCTGTCGGCCACCGTGCTCGCCTGGAGCGCGACCCAGCACGGCGTGCGGGTGGTCCTGGCGGTGATGCTGGCCGTCGCCACGGGCATCGCGGCCGGTCTGGTGAACGGTTTCCTCATCGCGTACGGCAAACTGCCGCCGTTCATCGCGACGCTCGCGATGCTGTCCGTGGCGCGCGGACTGTCGCTGGTGATCTCCGAGGGCTCCCCGATCGCCTTCCCCGACTCGGTCTCGCACCTCGGCGACACGCTCGGCGGCTGGCTGCCGGCGCCGGTGCTCGTCATGATCGTGATGGGTCTGCTCGCCGCGTTCGTGCTCGGCCCCACGTACATCGGGCGCTCGATGTGCGCCATCGGCGGCAACGAGGAGGCGGCCCGGCTGTCGGGTCTGCGGGTGAAGAAGCAGAAGCTCGCGATCTACGCGCTGTCCGGGGTTTTCGCGGCCGTGGCGGGCGTCGTGCTGGCTGCCCGGCTGTCGTCGGCGCAGCCGCAGGCCGCCGACGGCTACGAGCTGGACGCGATCGCCGCGGTCGTCATCGGCGGCGCCTCCCTCGCCGGCGGCACGGGCAAGGCGTCGGGCACCCTGATCGGCGCGCTGATCCTCGCGGTGCTGCGCAACGGCCTGAACCTGCTGTCGGTCTCCGCGTTCTGGCAGCAGGTCGTCATCGGCGTGGTCATCGCGCTGGCGGTGCTGCTGGACACCGTGCGCCGCAAGGCGGGGGCGACCCCGGTGACGGCCGGGTTCGGCTCGGGCGGCGGCAAGGGCAGGCAGGCGGCGACGTACGGACTCGCGGCGGTCGTGACCGTGGCGATCGTCGGCGCGACCTCGCTCCTGCACGGCGGCGGTTCGTCGACCGCGAACCCGCGGATCGGTCTGGCGCTGTCGACGCTGAACAACCCGTTCTTCGTGCAGATCCAGGCGGGCGCGAAGGCCGAGGCGAAGAAGCTGGGCGTGGACCTGACGGTCACCGACGCGCAGAACGACGCCTCGCAGCAGGCCAACCAGCTGCAGAACTTCACCAGTTCGGGCCTCGACTCGATCATCGTCAACCCGGTGGACTCGGACGCGGCGGGCAACTCGGTGAAGGCCGCCGACAAGGCGAAGATCCCGGTCATCGCGGTCGACCGGGGCGTCAACAAGGCCTCGGTGGACGCGCTCGTCGCCTCCGACAACGTGGCGGGGGGCGAGCTGGCCGCGAAGACGGTCGCCGAGAAGCTGGGCGGCACCGGCAAGATCGTGATCCTCCAGGGCCAGGCCGGCACGTCGGCGGCCCGGGAGCGGGCGGAGGGCTTCGCCAAGGGGCTGAAGGCCTACCCGGGCATCCAGGTGGTCGCCCAGCAGCCGGCCGACTTCGACCGCACCAAGGGACTCGACGTGATGCCGAACCTGCTCCAGGCCCACCCGGACGTGCAGGGCGTCATCGCCGCCAACGACGAGATGGCGCTCGGCGCGATCAAGGCGCTCGGCGCGAAGGCCGGCACGTCGATCCAGGTCGTCGGGTTCGACGGAACTCCGGACGGGCTGAAGGCCGTTGAACAGGGCACGCTGTACGCGTCCGTGGCGCAGCAGCCGTCGCAGCTGGGGAAGATCGCCGTGGACAACGCGGTGCGGGCGCTGCAGGGCAAGAAGGTCGAGGAGACGGTGAAGGTACCGGTGAAGGTGGTCACGAAGGAGAACGTGGCCGGGTTCAGCGGCTGA
- a CDS encoding AAA family ATPase, producing MYVSRILVKDIKSFHGPREVDLVLTRPDGSHAGWTVLAGRNGSGKTTLLRAMALALSGPAVARGLVPGFENWVTEHSTAGEVKVEIVRDANHDRFSQGRPPAGAVPAGLRWTTPRDGMAGRVPVRRGVLPGLQEIRYTKAQTSIARRGPWADNPAGWFSAAYGPFRRMAGGSGEVQRLMLTSGPVARHASLFHEDASLAEGVAWLIEQHLRALERRPGAARLKRFALALLGDGLLPDGYRIVDVDSDGLWVERQGSRFPMREMSDGFRTVAALVVDVLKQLHDAFGADLWESGLTEVDDGSMRLMTPGVVIIDEIDAHLHVSWQRRIGPWLTSHFPRIQFIVTTHSPYICQAADPGGLIRLPGVDEALPPEVIGQDLYDRVVYGSGDDAVLSDLFGLDTPYSERAERARAEFVDLEARIYDGTTSGESLARYKELKARLASSPSARVDEVSAHLHRLAEEIAEGAKDAEGAKDDAE from the coding sequence ATGTACGTCAGCCGGATCCTCGTGAAGGACATCAAATCCTTCCACGGCCCCCGCGAGGTCGACCTCGTCCTGACCCGCCCCGACGGCAGTCACGCCGGGTGGACGGTGCTCGCCGGTCGCAACGGGTCGGGCAAGACGACGCTGCTGCGGGCCATGGCGCTGGCGCTCAGCGGTCCCGCGGTGGCACGGGGTCTGGTGCCGGGCTTCGAGAACTGGGTGACCGAGCACAGCACCGCGGGGGAGGTCAAAGTCGAGATCGTCCGGGACGCGAACCACGACCGGTTCTCGCAGGGCCGCCCCCCTGCCGGCGCGGTCCCCGCCGGACTCCGCTGGACCACGCCCCGGGACGGGATGGCCGGCCGGGTCCCCGTCCGCAGAGGCGTCCTTCCTGGTCTGCAGGAGATCAGGTACACCAAGGCACAGACCAGCATCGCCCGTCGCGGGCCGTGGGCGGACAACCCCGCGGGCTGGTTCAGTGCGGCCTACGGGCCGTTCCGGCGGATGGCCGGCGGTTCGGGCGAGGTGCAGCGGCTGATGCTGACGTCCGGGCCCGTGGCCAGGCACGCGAGCCTCTTCCACGAGGACGCCTCGCTCGCCGAAGGCGTCGCCTGGCTGATCGAGCAGCATCTGCGCGCGCTGGAACGCCGCCCGGGCGCCGCCAGGTTGAAGCGGTTCGCGCTGGCACTCCTCGGCGACGGACTGCTGCCGGACGGCTACCGGATCGTCGACGTCGACTCCGACGGCCTATGGGTGGAGCGGCAGGGCAGCCGCTTCCCGATGCGGGAGATGAGCGACGGATTCCGTACCGTGGCCGCTCTGGTCGTCGACGTCCTCAAGCAGTTGCACGACGCGTTCGGCGCCGACCTGTGGGAGTCGGGCCTCACGGAGGTCGACGACGGGTCGATGCGTCTGATGACGCCGGGTGTCGTCATCATCGACGAGATCGACGCCCATCTGCACGTCTCCTGGCAGCGCCGTATCGGCCCGTGGCTGACCTCCCACTTCCCCCGCATCCAGTTCATCGTCACCACCCACAGCCCGTACATCTGCCAGGCCGCGGATCCCGGCGGTCTGATCAGACTGCCCGGCGTGGACGAGGCGCTCCCACCCGAGGTCATCGGCCAGGACCTGTACGACCGGGTGGTGTACGGCAGCGGCGACGACGCGGTCCTCTCGGACCTGTTCGGCCTGGACACCCCGTACTCGGAGCGCGCCGAACGGGCCAGGGCCGAGTTCGTGGACCTGGAGGCACGGATCTACGACGGGACCACGTCCGGCGAGTCGCTGGCGCGCTACAAGGAGCTGAAGGCACGGCTCGCGAGTTCGCCGTCGGCCCGCGTGGACGAGGTGTCGGCCCACCTCCACCGCCTGGCGGAGGAGATCGCCGAGGGGGCGAAGGACGCCGAGGGCGCGAAAGACGACGCGGAGTGA
- the rbsK gene encoding ribokinase: MYDYDLLVVGSANADLVIDVERRPEAGETVLGGDLAVHPGGKGANQAVAAARLGARTALLARVGDDAHGRLLLDSQRAAGVDTAGVLVGGAPTGVALITVDPSGDNSIVVSPGANGRLTPADVQDAGRLVRSSRVVSAQLEIPLETVVAVAASLEPGSLFVLNPSPPRPLPAVLLAACDTLIVNEHEAKVLLGDAATGESPEDWARTLLARGPKSVVVTLGSEGSLVATAEGVAPIASVKVDAVDTTGAGDSFTAALAWKLGTGASLAEAAAYAARVGAVAVTRRGAQESFPTADEVEALASGDGEVR, from the coding sequence ATGTACGACTACGACCTTCTGGTCGTGGGGTCGGCCAACGCCGACCTGGTGATCGACGTCGAGCGGCGTCCGGAGGCCGGAGAGACGGTGCTCGGCGGCGACCTGGCGGTCCACCCCGGCGGCAAGGGCGCGAACCAGGCCGTCGCGGCGGCCCGTCTCGGCGCGCGTACGGCCCTGCTGGCGCGGGTCGGCGACGACGCGCACGGCCGGCTGCTGCTCGACTCGCAGCGGGCGGCCGGGGTCGACACGGCGGGCGTCCTGGTGGGCGGGGCGCCGACCGGCGTCGCGCTGATCACGGTGGACCCGTCGGGCGACAACAGCATCGTGGTGTCACCGGGCGCGAACGGCCGGCTGACGCCGGCGGACGTCCAGGACGCCGGCCGTCTCGTCCGGTCCTCCCGGGTGGTGTCGGCGCAGCTGGAGATCCCGCTGGAGACGGTCGTGGCGGTGGCGGCGAGCCTGGAGCCGGGCAGCCTCTTCGTGCTGAACCCTTCCCCGCCGCGTCCGCTGCCCGCCGTGCTGCTCGCGGCCTGCGACACGCTGATCGTCAACGAGCACGAGGCGAAGGTGCTCCTCGGCGACGCCGCCACCGGCGAGTCGCCCGAGGACTGGGCGCGGACCCTGCTCGCCAGGGGGCCGAAGTCCGTGGTCGTGACGCTGGGTTCGGAAGGCTCGCTGGTGGCGACCGCGGAGGGCGTCGCCCCGATCGCGTCCGTGAAGGTGGACGCCGTCGACACGACGGGGGCGGGTGACTCCTTCACCGCGGCGCTGGCGTGGAAGCTGGGCACGGGCGCGTCCCTGGCCGAGGCCGCGGCGTACGCGGCGCGGGTCGGGGCGGTCGCCGTGACCCGGCGTGGCGCGCAGGAGTCGTTCCCGACGGCGGACGAGGTCGAGGCGCTCGCTTCCGGGGACGGTGAGGTCCGGTGA
- a CDS encoding HNH endonuclease, giving the protein MIRLRRALLPAATTERLADYTAEIRQRATEKERKDRARELWANRRQVRPALVAGLAEMAPGRERCMYCGDSQGTDIDHFEPKSLAPLRTFDWLNHLLACSFCNSNQKRNLFPTAADGSPLLVDPSAEDPLDHLRLVLPLGTYRGLTDRGQACIEVFGLNTRAVLVEGRRDAYATARHSIELWRIAMDRGQRDKATEIVRVTWNRPLIDVLVAMFHQSGHPAADALFAGEEEILDLLLDAELRSAFLHFRGLSY; this is encoded by the coding sequence GTGATCCGTCTGCGCCGTGCCCTCCTGCCCGCGGCCACGACGGAACGACTGGCGGACTACACCGCCGAAATCCGGCAGCGGGCCACGGAGAAGGAACGCAAGGACCGGGCGAGGGAACTCTGGGCGAACCGCCGGCAGGTCCGCCCCGCACTCGTCGCCGGGCTCGCGGAGATGGCGCCCGGCCGCGAACGCTGCATGTACTGCGGTGACAGCCAGGGCACCGACATCGACCACTTCGAGCCGAAGAGCCTCGCTCCGCTGCGTACCTTCGACTGGCTCAACCATCTGCTCGCCTGCTCGTTCTGCAACAGCAACCAGAAGCGGAACCTCTTCCCCACCGCGGCCGACGGCAGCCCGCTGCTCGTCGACCCGTCGGCCGAGGACCCGTTGGACCACCTACGGCTGGTGCTCCCGCTCGGAACGTACCGGGGGCTGACCGACCGGGGGCAGGCCTGTATCGAGGTGTTCGGCCTGAACACGAGAGCAGTCCTGGTGGAAGGCCGCAGGGACGCCTACGCGACGGCCAGGCACTCCATCGAGCTGTGGCGCATAGCCATGGACAGGGGACAGCGTGACAAGGCGACGGAAATCGTCCGGGTCACCTGGAACCGTCCCCTCATCGACGTGCTGGTCGCCATGTTCCATCAGTCCGGCCATCCGGCGGCCGACGCCCTGTTCGCGGGGGAGGAGGAGATCCTCGACCTCCTCCTCGACGCCGAACTGCGGTCCGCGTTCCTGCATTTCAGGGGCCTCAGCTACTGA
- a CDS encoding sugar phosphate isomerase/epimerase family protein: MTVKQLSLPELVAACGDLGVTNVGLWREPVQTYGVEASAKLVHDAGLTVTTLCRGGFLTAIDPDARAAALADNRRAVDEAAALGTEVLVLVSGGLPAGSKDLHGARERIADALAVLGPYAEEHGVKLAIEPLHPMYAADRCVVSTLAQALDLAERFPAHQVGVTVDTYHIWWDDQAPAQIARAGAGGRIHTFQLADWTTPLPEGVLTGRGQIGDGAIDMREWQGYVEAAGYTGAIEVELFNDGLWARDGREVLAETAQRFVSHTAA; this comes from the coding sequence ATGACGGTGAAGCAGCTGTCGCTGCCCGAGCTGGTTGCCGCCTGCGGTGACCTGGGCGTGACGAACGTCGGCCTGTGGCGCGAGCCCGTGCAGACTTACGGCGTGGAGGCGAGCGCCAAGCTGGTCCACGACGCCGGCCTGACGGTGACGACCCTGTGCCGCGGCGGCTTCCTCACGGCGATCGACCCGGACGCGCGGGCGGCGGCCCTCGCCGACAACCGCCGGGCGGTCGACGAGGCGGCGGCCCTCGGCACCGAGGTGCTGGTCCTGGTCTCCGGCGGCCTGCCCGCCGGCTCCAAGGACCTGCACGGCGCCCGCGAACGCATCGCCGACGCCCTCGCCGTCCTCGGCCCCTACGCCGAGGAACACGGGGTGAAACTCGCCATCGAGCCGCTGCACCCCATGTACGCCGCCGACCGCTGCGTGGTCTCCACCCTCGCCCAGGCCCTCGACCTGGCCGAACGCTTCCCGGCCCACCAGGTCGGCGTCACCGTCGACACGTACCACATCTGGTGGGACGACCAGGCTCCCGCCCAGATCGCCCGGGCGGGCGCGGGCGGCCGCATCCACACCTTCCAGCTCGCCGACTGGACGACCCCGCTCCCCGAGGGCGTCCTGACCGGCCGCGGCCAGATCGGCGACGGCGCGATCGACATGCGCGAGTGGCAGGGGTACGTGGAGGCGGCCGGCTACACGGGCGCGATCGAGGTCGAGCTGTTCAACGACGGCCTGTGGGCGAGGGACGGGCGGGAAGTCCTCGCCGAGACCGCGCAACGCTTCGTGTCCCACACGGCAGCCTGA
- a CDS encoding esterase/lipase family protein has protein sequence MSETAEPNVGAFTLGAAVTAEPARPVEVPDHEDWTLPNGFAWIFRGEGNDTPGNLVRPVIMADGFKLGRSELDKLYQGLEGGHPFISELRRRGRDVILLGFEERSASILDNAEAAVAAVMQANAQKQGDAPLVVGGFSMGGIVTRYALAKLERQRVHHQTALYFSYDSPHRGASIPIGVQAFSYFIPFANDFAKQMDSPAARQMLWRHYDKDTGKIGVAPERTEFLAALDRVGGWPRIPRTIAIANGRGDGIGLPDVAPGDIALRIDRIYPGTTFYTQAQGDDVTVAYLNRRFPKADDTITTDGFPELDGAPGGTLHTYKILADAMEKLGGTVDLRHEEVCFVPSVSAVAIRDIETQADLYAKVDELSPDESELDDFVCSSTTTPHTGITEELCTWLLDRLPD, from the coding sequence ATGTCGGAGACAGCCGAGCCCAACGTCGGCGCCTTCACCCTCGGTGCCGCCGTCACCGCCGAACCCGCCCGCCCCGTCGAGGTGCCTGACCACGAGGACTGGACCCTGCCGAACGGCTTCGCCTGGATCTTCCGGGGCGAGGGCAACGACACCCCCGGCAATCTCGTCCGCCCCGTGATCATGGCCGACGGATTCAAGCTCGGTCGCAGCGAGCTCGACAAGCTGTACCAGGGGCTGGAGGGCGGCCATCCCTTCATCAGCGAACTGCGCCGCCGCGGCAGGGACGTGATCCTGCTCGGGTTCGAGGAACGCAGCGCGTCGATCCTGGACAACGCGGAAGCCGCCGTCGCCGCCGTCATGCAGGCCAACGCCCAGAAGCAGGGCGACGCCCCCCTGGTCGTCGGCGGGTTCAGCATGGGCGGCATCGTCACCCGTTACGCGCTGGCCAAGCTGGAGAGGCAGCGGGTGCATCACCAGACCGCGCTGTACTTCTCCTACGACAGCCCGCACCGCGGCGCGTCCATCCCCATCGGCGTGCAGGCGTTCTCGTACTTCATCCCGTTCGCCAACGACTTCGCGAAGCAGATGGACAGCCCGGCGGCCCGTCAGATGCTGTGGCGCCACTACGACAAGGACACCGGGAAAATCGGCGTCGCCCCGGAGCGCACCGAGTTCCTGGCGGCGCTGGACCGGGTGGGCGGTTGGCCTCGGATCCCCCGCACGATCGCCATCGCCAACGGACGCGGCGACGGGATCGGCCTGCCGGACGTCGCGCCCGGTGACATCGCGCTGCGGATCGACCGGATCTACCCGGGCACCACCTTCTACACGCAGGCCCAGGGCGACGACGTGACGGTCGCCTACCTGAACCGGCGCTTCCCCAAGGCCGACGACACCATCACCACCGACGGCTTCCCGGAGCTGGACGGCGCGCCCGGCGGCACCCTGCACACGTACAAGATCCTCGCCGACGCGATGGAGAAGCTCGGCGGCACGGTGGACCTGCGGCACGAGGAGGTGTGCTTCGTGCCGTCGGTGAGCGCGGTCGCCATCCGCGACATCGAGACGCAGGCCGACCTGTACGCGAAGGTCGACGAACTGTCCCCGGACGAGAGCGAGTTGGACGACTTCGTCTGTTCGTCGACGACCACGCCGCACACCGGGATCACCGAGGAGCTGTGCACCTGGCTGCTGGACCGCCTGCCCGACTGA